A genomic segment from Candidatus Viadribacter manganicus encodes:
- a CDS encoding GNAT family N-acetyltransferase, producing MQIQTSRLILRPPIKDDFEAWALMEADESVKANTGAVQDQRESWGQLLSIAGHWSLMGWGSLCAIEKSSGRFVGRFGPSKPFGWPAVEIGWMLLPEFQGKGLAVEGAIAAMDFAFSELGEKRVIHTIRPANIASRKLAQKLGSNNLGPIKLPAPFEDVLNDEWSQTSEEWVRSRQRLTSPMS from the coding sequence ATGCAAATTCAGACCTCTCGCCTTATCTTGCGCCCGCCCATCAAGGATGATTTCGAAGCTTGGGCGCTGATGGAGGCGGACGAGAGCGTCAAGGCAAATACGGGCGCCGTGCAGGATCAACGCGAGAGCTGGGGCCAGTTGCTTTCAATCGCCGGCCATTGGTCGCTCATGGGTTGGGGGTCGCTCTGCGCTATTGAAAAATCCAGCGGCCGCTTCGTCGGTCGCTTTGGCCCATCAAAGCCGTTCGGATGGCCGGCCGTTGAGATTGGCTGGATGCTCTTACCCGAATTTCAGGGCAAAGGCCTTGCCGTGGAGGGCGCCATTGCGGCGATGGATTTTGCCTTCTCAGAACTTGGCGAAAAGCGCGTCATCCACACGATCAGGCCAGCCAACATTGCGTCGCGAAAGCTCGCGCAAAAGCTAGGTTCGAACAATTTGGGACCGATCAAGTTGCCGGCGCCGTTTGAAGACGTTCTCAATGACGAGTGGTCGCAGACAAGCGAGGAGTGGGTGAGGAGCCGCCAACGTCTGACTTCGCCAATGTCTTGA
- a CDS encoding carboxylesterase/lipase family protein encodes MKRFCLLLAFALSACLGVAEPQASPDDAARVVRTVSTGALAGRVLDGVHIWRAVPFAAAPVGPLRWRAPRPPAPWSGVRDASGPSPWCPQVLSALDGVSQSRWGELAGQEDCLFLDIYAPAMTSEVAAQRRLPVMMWIHGGSNVWGRAEQYDASELARRHNLIVVVVQYRLGPLGWFAHSALREGGERPDDASPNFGTLDNIRALEWIRDEISVFGGDPNLVTIFGESAGGQNVAALLASPRASGLFHRAIVQSGSFKTTALTEAEGLGENRRPDSAIAVAARMLANTTVTGQALRDLPLDAIFAAYDTSRGAFDPPRVIADGVVLPAAGIEAAIKDGDSYNNVPVMLGTNRDETKLFNALNPELTRRVLWLFPQARDPVFYDAVSSYQSRMWRAAAVDAPASSMSQAGNGAVYTYRFDWDDQGAILFTDLGRLLGAAHSMEIPFVFGHFKLLGAFDRFAFTNANEDERVALSDAMMSYWVEFARTGAPGRGVNGDLPTWTGARSASGPATMILDAASDGGVRISDDIESADQIARDIFNDRRLETNEEQCQVFNATERWNPELTGLDGARCATPDPSQ; translated from the coding sequence ATGAAGCGCTTTTGTTTACTTCTCGCCTTTGCGCTCAGCGCCTGCTTGGGCGTTGCAGAACCACAAGCCTCGCCTGACGATGCAGCGCGCGTCGTGCGTACAGTTTCGACCGGCGCACTTGCAGGGCGCGTTTTGGACGGCGTCCACATCTGGCGCGCCGTCCCGTTTGCGGCAGCGCCAGTGGGTCCCTTACGCTGGCGCGCTCCGCGCCCGCCAGCGCCATGGTCCGGCGTTCGCGATGCAAGCGGGCCTTCGCCTTGGTGTCCCCAGGTCTTGTCCGCACTCGACGGGGTAAGCCAATCGCGTTGGGGCGAGCTTGCAGGACAAGAAGATTGCCTCTTTTTAGATATCTACGCGCCGGCAATGACCTCCGAGGTTGCGGCCCAAAGACGCCTTCCGGTGATGATGTGGATCCATGGCGGGTCAAACGTTTGGGGGCGCGCTGAACAATACGACGCCTCCGAACTTGCGCGACGGCACAACCTCATCGTCGTGGTGGTGCAATATCGGTTGGGTCCGCTCGGCTGGTTCGCACACTCCGCATTGCGCGAAGGCGGTGAACGCCCAGACGACGCATCGCCCAACTTTGGAACACTCGACAACATCCGCGCGCTGGAATGGATTCGAGATGAAATTTCGGTCTTTGGCGGCGACCCAAACCTTGTCACCATCTTCGGCGAGAGCGCCGGTGGCCAAAACGTCGCCGCCCTGCTGGCAAGCCCTCGCGCGAGCGGACTCTTTCATCGCGCAATCGTGCAATCAGGCTCGTTCAAGACCACGGCGCTAACCGAAGCAGAGGGCCTAGGCGAAAACCGACGCCCAGATTCTGCAATCGCGGTCGCAGCGCGCATGCTTGCAAACACCACCGTCACCGGCCAAGCGCTTCGTGACCTTCCTCTGGATGCAATCTTCGCCGCCTACGATACATCGCGCGGCGCATTTGATCCTCCACGAGTAATCGCCGACGGTGTCGTCCTCCCCGCAGCCGGCATTGAAGCTGCGATTAAAGATGGCGATAGCTATAACAATGTGCCCGTCATGCTCGGGACCAATCGCGATGAAACCAAGCTCTTCAATGCGCTCAATCCAGAATTGACGCGCCGGGTGCTTTGGCTCTTCCCGCAAGCGCGCGACCCGGTTTTCTATGATGCAGTCTCAAGCTATCAGAGCCGTATGTGGCGCGCCGCGGCGGTAGATGCGCCGGCAAGTTCGATGTCGCAGGCGGGCAATGGGGCCGTCTACACCTATCGGTTCGACTGGGATGATCAGGGCGCCATTCTGTTCACCGATCTAGGGCGCCTTCTAGGCGCTGCGCACTCCATGGAAATTCCATTCGTGTTCGGCCATTTCAAATTGCTGGGCGCCTTTGATCGGTTCGCCTTCACAAACGCCAACGAAGATGAACGGGTCGCACTCTCAGATGCAATGATGAGTTATTGGGTGGAGTTTGCACGAACCGGCGCACCCGGCCGCGGCGTCAATGGCGATTTGCCGACATGGACGGGCGCCCGATCAGCGAGCGGCCCCGCCACCATGATCCTTGATGCGGCCTCAGACGGCGGCGTGCGTATCAGCGACGATATTGAGAGCGCAGATCAGATTGCGCGAGACATTTTCAATGATCGCCGCTTGGAGACCAATGAAGAACAATGCCAAGTCTTTAACGCGACCGAGCGCTGGAATCCTGAACTGACCGGATTAGACGGCGCCCGCTGCGCAACGCCGGATCCATCGCAATGA